CAGCTCGCGCAGCAGCTCGTCGTCGGTGAGCGACGCGGAGGCCACCTTGTGGGCCGGGACGTCGAACTTCTCCAGGAAGGCGACGGCCTCGGTGTCCCACGGGGAGGCGAACCAGTCGATGCCGCGCTTCTTGCAGTGGGCGTCGATGGCGCGGTACTCGTCCTCGCCGAACTCGACGCGGTGGCGGTAGTCGATGTACGTCATGCGGCCCCAGGGGGTGTCGCGCTCGATGTCCCACTGGTCGCGCGGGGTGCAGATCTCGGGGGTGCGCTTCTGGAACTTCACGGCGTCGCAGCCCGCCTCGGCTGCGGCGTCGATGAGGGCGATGGCCTTGTCGAGGTCGCCGTTGTGGTTGATGCCGATCTCGCCGGTGATGTAGACGGGGTGGCCGGGGCCCGCGGTCTTGGAGCCGAGGGTGCGCTGGCGGGTGGTGTTGCTCATGTGCGGGGTCCTTACGGGGTGTTGGGGGTGTCGGTCGTGCGAGGGGTGTTCTGCGGGGTGTTGAGGCTCGGGCCGAGGAGCCAGGCGGCGATCTCGCGGATCGCTCCGCGCCCGCCGGGTGTGGAGGTCACGGCGCGGGCGGCGGCCCGCACGTGGTCGTGGGCGTCGGCCACGGCGACGGGCCAGCCGACGAGGGAGAAGCAGGGGAGGTCGTTGACGTCGTTGCCGACGTAGAGGACCCGGGAGGGGTCGACGGCCTGCTCGGCACACCACTCCTTGAGCGCCGCGTCCTTGCGGTCGATGCCGTGGAGGACGGGGATGCGGAGCTTGCGGGCGCGGGCGGCGACGACGGGGTTCACCTCGGTGGAGAGGGTGAGGAGCGGGAGCCCGGCGCGGCGCAGGGCGGCGATGCCGAGACCGTCGCCCCTGTGCACGGAGACGGTTTCGTGGCCTTCCGCGTCGATCCAGACCCGGTCGTCGGTCTGGGTGCCGTCGAAGTCCATGACGAGGGCGTCGACGTCGTGGCGGGTCGGGAGCCGGGGCGGGTCGAGGAGGGGGGCGAGGGCGCGGGCCCTGGCCAGGTCGTGCGGGTCGTCGATTTCGAGGACGCGGGCGGGGTCGGTGGGCACCAGTTCGGTGCGGCCGAAGAAGCGGTGGCGGTGCTCGCGGAACCCGGCGACGTCCATGGCGTACGCGGCCCCGGTCTCCAGGAAGTCCTGCGGCCTGTCCTGCCGACGGGGCCGGGTCGCCTTGTCGTGGTTGACGCCGACCCCGGCGTCCCGCCACACGAAGCCGTGGAAGGGGGAGACCGTCACCGCGCTGTCCGCCCCCGCGAGGACCGCCGAGGCGACCCCGTCCACGTCCTGTTCCGTGACGAAGGGGCTCGTGCACTGCACGAGGAGCACCACGTCCGCCCCCTCCCCCACCGCGTCCAGCGCATGGAGCACCGCCGCCTCGCTGGAGGCCGTGTCGCCGGACAGGGAGCCCGGCCGCACCACCACCTCCGCCCCGGCGGCCAGGGCCACGCCCGCGATGGCCTCGTCGTCCGTGGAGACCACGACCTCGGTCACCTGCCGTGCGGCCAGGCAGGCCCGTACGGCCCGTACGACCAGCGGCACGCCGCCCACCTCGGCGAGGTTCTTCCCGGGCACTCCCTTGGAGCCGCCCCGGGCCGGGACGACCGCCAGGACCCTGCGCTCGCGCTCCATCACAGCTCTCCCATACGTCGGATGACCGGTGCGACCCTCTGCACCCCGTGCCGGTACGCCCCCCGCGCCGCGTCCCGGACCGCGTCCCTGACCACCCGGCGCAGGCCGCTCACCTCTGCGGGCGGGCTCTCGTCGAGACGGTGGCGGGCGAGGATGCCCGGGAGGTAGCCGGTGGCGGTGGCGGAGGTGTAGTACGGCTGTACGGGCGGGAGCCGGGGCCCGGAGAGGAGGGCGGCGATGCGCGACCTGACCTCCTCGTACGGGTCCGGGCCGAACACCACCCCGTGCTCCCGCAGCCACTCCTCCGACGCCTGTGGCCGGTGCCCCTCGTCGAGCCGGTCCCACGAGGTCAGGCAGCCCGACCCCAGGAAGTGGTGGTTGCCGAGCGGCTCGCGGACACCGAGGTCGGTGAGGATCGCGGTCGGGATGCCCCGGTGCAGGGACTCCAGGGCGGCCGTGGAGCTGACGGTGACCAGGAGCCCGGTCCGGTCGAGGACCTCGCCCATGTGCCCGTACGCGAGGCGGAGGTTGGGGGGCGCATCGAGATCGCGGACCAGGCGTTGGTACGGCAGTTCTTCCACGTGCGTGGTGTGCTCGCCCGGCTTGCTGCGCAGTTTCAGGACGACCTCGCGCCCCGGGTGCAGCCGTGCGTGCTGCACCAGCCGCCGCAGGAGGTAGGCCCGGTCCGCCCGCCG
This is a stretch of genomic DNA from Streptomyces sp. NBC_00237. It encodes these proteins:
- a CDS encoding acylneuraminate cytidylyltransferase; amino-acid sequence: MERERRVLAVVPARGGSKGVPGKNLAEVGGVPLVVRAVRACLAARQVTEVVVSTDDEAIAGVALAAGAEVVVRPGSLSGDTASSEAAVLHALDAVGEGADVVLLVQCTSPFVTEQDVDGVASAVLAGADSAVTVSPFHGFVWRDAGVGVNHDKATRPRRQDRPQDFLETGAAYAMDVAGFREHRHRFFGRTELVPTDPARVLEIDDPHDLARARALAPLLDPPRLPTRHDVDALVMDFDGTQTDDRVWIDAEGHETVSVHRGDGLGIAALRRAGLPLLTLSTEVNPVVAARARKLRIPVLHGIDRKDAALKEWCAEQAVDPSRVLYVGNDVNDLPCFSLVGWPVAVADAHDHVRAAARAVTSTPGGRGAIREIAAWLLGPSLNTPQNTPRTTDTPNTP
- a CDS encoding DUF6716 putative glycosyltransferase: MNGTTSAQNSLRVAVIADSDTRWKWGALTARRIAEGHADAKLSGFLLRGRATPTPRQLSEVGAELSAPREVTGAEFLGIAGREPYDVIVLALVGGSVQALLHGLAGLWPRPERRPVLVTGYVGVVYEKLADGLLLRHGADVVLANSPYDARRFRDVYEGVGADASAVTLAALPFLGGEPYAGVADAVVFAAQPSVPERRADRAYLLRRLVQHARLHPGREVVLKLRSKPGEHTTHVEELPYQRLVRDLDAPPNLRLAYGHMGEVLDRTGLLVTVSSTAALESLHRGIPTAILTDLGVREPLGNHHFLGSGCLTSWDRLDEGHRPQASEEWLREHGVVFGPDPYEEVRSRIAALLSGPRLPPVQPYYTSATATGYLPGILARHRLDESPPAEVSGLRRVVRDAVRDAARGAYRHGVQRVAPVIRRMGEL